The genomic DNA TAAACTTAAAATGCAATCACAAACGTCATTCTAATAAATCTATACTTAATTTATCTTGCTGCATTCAGTTCCAAACCAAGGTAGGCCTTCTATGTctttaatttcaaaacaataatttcttttcatctttgctatatttttggtatatattcTTCTAATTGTTGTTAACCGATGAACAATAAGAAACATAAAGCAAATCAAGTGAATGTAtcaatgttactcatacgctatGTTGACTATATAATCGAAGTATGTACATTAGGGGATAgatcgttaaaaaaaaatcttttagttACTGGTTTTAACGTAAAATATATTCAGTTATACGTATACTCTTATTACTCAAATTTAAATCATTCTAATATTTAGTATTATTGtatattctaaatttaaaaaaaaacatttttataagtgGTCCGTCCACTTTTCGAGTCTTCAATGAAGCAAcgtgtataatatatacatatttattccaGAGATTCGTCCGGGTACTTTGCTACACCAAAAATATACAGCTAGTAAATTTTATTAGCCTCTTTCACCAAGAATTTACGGAAAATCCAGAAAAGAAGACGCTACTAAATATATTAGtaaatgttttataaatctACGACAGTTTCTTAGCTTTTGAATCACTCTTCTTTACGCATTGAAAACACATCTTATTGAAATCTTACCACTGTCGATTAAGCGTCATAGAATTTGACAAACATAATAGAAAACACACATTAgtccatatataaaaatatatatgtagatatgtatgtattaaaaaaagtcGGCGCTTTTGTTGATAAACATTGAGAGTTCATAtagaaaaatttagaattgtagATCATATTCTCTTTTCTCCCATTCTCTctcaagaactattgatccgctGGACTACTTCAGTGTCGTAAGTTTCCTACGTACTTTTAAGATGTACTACAAGTAGTCACTAGTGAAAAGCCACAAATTTGTACTAGTCAAACCTGCAGATATATGTAAAGATCGGCGaatttgtgtgtaaatattGCAAACGAATAGACACATTATATTTAGTTGtcttcaaaaaatcgattaattATGAAGTATTTTATAAATCAGCGTTAATATTAACCGTTTTGAATATAGACACGTTAACATGTTAAAAAATTGTTCTGTTAAAAGCAAATctcttataattttaatatttaaaaccaaTCTATTAATCTGCAGAGCCTTCCCTTACCTCATATCAGCCAATCGGCCACTGCTGCTGCCACTGACgccgctattgttgttgttgtcatatcTATTTGTCCGCTTATTAGCATTGTTGGCGCCATAGTACCGGCTCGTGTGTAGCGTCTGTGGCACTGGATACGCCTCAGCGTTGAGGATGTTTTGTAAATTGTCGTAAGCTTTACTGCGATATGAAGTTGCTGAAGTGTTTATAAGCAGTATGATGAATATtgcataatattaaaaaagaaattagtgaataatacaataattttatttctaatttattcACACGACAGAGAACTGTAATGAAATGCTTATGAATTGCttaatgcaatatttaaaatatttactttaagtcAAAAATCAGCAAATCCGCTGCAAACAATATTTGGCTTTTAAGTATTTACCTCTCGGTGCGCTCAAAAAGTCATCATCCTGTATATCAGTGTAGACAACTGAAGGATCCATTTCATCTGCCCAAAAGCCAGTGGGCACCGTTTCTAATTCAGCTCCGCTACTAACTTGCATAGGATTATTCAAATATGCATTATTGTAGTATTCTCCACTGCCGTATATGCTGTTACCACTACTGCTTCCACTGCCAGATCCATAGGGCCCTCCTATACCCATTGCACCATAGAGGTATTGTGGATTCGAAATACCTCGCTTTTGCAAAACGCTGGGAGTTTCATCCCCATACACTTTTGCCTGTTGCTTCCATGGTTGTTGTTCCAGTTCGTGTTGACTTGTCGCTGCAGCTGCTTGTACTGCCGCAGCGGTTAGGCCAGCAGCGATGGcggaatttataatattttcattcgaTGGCATCGAGTTTGTGCCAGCTGACTGAACATAAGCAATAGAGTTTGAATTGTTGTCACCACTATCTTTGCCACCATTTTCCAAATGCTGGTGGTTGGTTGGCACATTAAAGGCCGGCGGAAGAACTTCGGGActagattttttatttgccgTTGTAGAGACCTCGTTGTTGATAGCTTCCTTGGTCATCATTCCATTTACGTCGGTGGAAGAGCGTTTTACTGTTAAAATTGGTGGcgttattattttgaattatgcaatacaatttaacttttaacaaaataaaaagttgaaaatgataaaccatatatatatacatggtaaatttaaaaatgcagtTTTTACGCTCAGTAATTATTCCGGTTACAAATTTTCCTACAGCCCTCAGCTTTTTAGTGTCTTTATTGCCATACTTCTTCAATGAAATCGGAAGCGTTTTCTGCTAGTACATTTGAAGAAAATTGCCCATACAGTTATAGGCAATGTAAAGTATGCATTCCAATGTGCAGTATCGAAACGCtaaatcatttgtttttatacaaGTCGTCGAATCGGCGAGGAAATAGTGTTCAAAATCTACGGAAATTGATATCCTGCAGTTGCAATCCTATGTACATAACTATAATGAGAACTTTGCATGTACATTTTTGCcagctaaaattttaaatttgtaatgtaTTTGAACAGCATTGAATTTGTGAAGAAGTGTCTTTATCAATAATTAAAGTTTGTATCTGTTTATGTGCTTTTATGATATGTCCAATGTGTTGGTAAGTAACTGGAAACGTTAATTAGTTTAATATCAGTTGGTATAAGAAATTTCGCagaaaatctttaaatatacataagtagatgtattttcctttaatttgtttaaatatttggttCCCAAATGCCTTTCAGACCACGTCGTTTTGTAGTAATGCATTTTTCGAAAATGAAACAAATTTGCTGGTTCTATTGCGGGAGAGGTGGcaatattacttttattattgtatttatcaTAGTTTATTTTTTGAGCATTCGATTTACCTTCAGCTGCCAATTAATAATAAAGTCTTTGCAAATTTCACGCTTTAGctatttttctaattattaattagagtagaatatatgtatatacattatatgTTTGCTTTTTATGTCCACATTTATAGTATGGAATATCAGACTGGTGTGGGGGTGCGAATTTCCACTTCAAGAGAgctttttattaatcgaatttatgtACTTACTAGACGAGCTCATTATAATAACTACTCAAATCGCTATTTACGGtgacaaataaattcaattgatGGAGCATATAATTcgcgtttatatatatatattttcgagaAAATCCCAGTCCCGCTTTGCTGCGGCtaagaatacatacatatgtgacataaattgtatatattatagtagCTGTTAAATAGAGTAAAAATCTTATTTATGATTGAAGACGAAAAGCTTATAGACAGTCTTAAAACACACGGGATTAAAATTGAACATAATTTATTATAGATAATTGGTCATCGAAGTTTTTTCGTCATAATAATTATAGTTTTAAACACGCACACTGACGAAAATCACTAGACAATTGTAAGATAGTACCGCCGAAAGGTTTATTGTAGCGGTTCAAATCTTGCATTGTTCAGTGCAACGCTTCGAGTGATTGTTGAGGTTTGATTTCTCGGGCATTTTtgctaaattataataattttttttttttgattttgaaaagaTGCTTATGTttagaaacatatttttttatttatgaattgttttacttttaacataaTTAAGATATGAACTATcctatatttctatattttatgtTGGATCAAACTAAACACAATgttctaaattttattaaatcggTCATTATCATTAGTTTATCCCGGACAAACAACGTGACACGCAATTTATATATActgatatgtaaatacatacattcaaataaatatgtatgaatataggTTAATATCCTTAATAACTCTCAAGCCCAGCTGAAGACACCGGATTTAACGCTCGACTTTTCCCTTTTTTTAGCCGTTTACTGAACTATTAAAGTACATTCATATTTGTAATACACGACTTATGTTGAGTTACTAAACTTCATAACGAATCCTAACTGCTCCCCAATGTTTATTAGAAAAATGTCAACGTAATTTAATGTAAATGCAATTAACGCCATTACTAATGAGTTGATAACTTGCTGTTGCAGTCGGACGTTAACTGTGTCCAAGTAGTTATGTAGATGCTGACATACGCAGTAGTGAattcaattatatacatatacaaatatgtatgggCATTGGATTCTATTTGTGTAATTATTTTGCTTAGACGCTTTCCATCCGCTGGCACATGCGGTTGATGTCAGTTGTATTAAATTAGATACCCATTACTGAGCATAAGCTTAGCGGCATTGCGTTCTCGTGAAGATACCCTATCATTTCCAACCTCAGTAATTGAATTAGACTATTTAATTCATTATACGATAACTTCCATTAGCATTCCTTCTTATATTCTAGCGACTTTGATCAGTCAATGCGTGatgaatttggaattttttctcTTTCCACTTGTTATCGGGTAGGGTTCGACAGTAGGGTCCTCCAATCGCAAATAGCTTGCCAGACACATttcatatttacaaatgtaacgtttatacaaatatatatatttgccgaGACGTTAAACCCTTGAAAGCACCGGGATGAAGAGCGTTTTTGGCTCCGCATGGTTTTGGTGTGCACCTCTAACCACTACAATAcccatacaaaaatattaattaatgcaCCGCTTTTCGAAACGCAATTATTCTGATTAAAGTCATAAATAAAACACATAATGATGGCATAAATAATAACAGGTTTCAGTCATAAAAAGCCATACGTTGTTGACTTTTTGTTAGTGTTCAATGCAGAGATAGTCTTATATTCATGTGGGAAACTGGAACAGGCAACCAAgccacatgcatacacatgtaAGAAAATTAGTGAGTATCTATATGCTTGGTTattggtttaaaaataaatgtagctTTCTTAGCCATATGGTCACAAAAATTGTC from Bactrocera oleae isolate idBacOlea1 chromosome 3, idBacOlea1, whole genome shotgun sequence includes the following:
- the LOC106614957 gene encoding uncharacterized protein isoform X2; protein product: MSCGKCLHHTFNLAFVLGFFVAAAVAVPTSVLVQNSEVTSNINAANNGHNLMTKVKRSSTDVNGMMTKEAINNEVSTTANKKSSPEVLPPAFNVPTNHQHLENGGKDSGDNNSNSIAYVQSAGTNSMPSNENIINSAIAAGLTAAAVQAAAATSQHELEQQPWKQQAKVYGDETPSVLQKRGISNPQYLYGAMGIGGPYGSGSGSSSGNSIYGSGEYYNNAYLNNPMQVSSGAELETVPTGFWADEMDPSVVYTDIQDDDFLSAPRATSYRSKAYDNLQNILNAEAYPVPQTLHTSRYYGANNANKRTNRYDNNNNSGVSGSSSGRLADMRLKRDTKLTPADMLALVALVEAGERARKEPETDTSNGYMYPSNGIAGPSEAYNTYNGFKTYYPISAGAYDYPTNIDAIDNGGSWLEPNMIDYYGASTNVEAIPKYELQREQKYGGILPSGYGVKRFMVSKKKRSMGNFLNEPVSKPSIGYNVNSEKFY
- the LOC106614957 gene encoding uncharacterized protein isoform X3, with product MSCGKCLHHTFNLAFVLGFFVAAAVAVPTSVLVQNSEVTSNINAANNGHNLMTKVKRSSTDVNGMMTKEAINNEVSTTANKKSSPEVLPPAFNVPTNHQHLENGGKDSGDNNSNSIAYVQSAGTNSMPSNENIINSAIAAGLTAAAVQAAAATSQHELEQQPWKQQAKVYGDETPSVLQKRGISNPQYLYGAMGIGGPYGSGSGSSSGNSIYGSGEYYNNAYLNNPMQVSSGAELETVPTGFWADEMDPSVVYTDIQDDDFLSAPRATSYRSKAYDNLQNILNAEAYPVPQTLHTSRYYGANNANKRTNRYDNNNNSGVSGSSSGRLADMRLKRDTKLTPADMLALVALVEAGERARKEPETDTSNGYMYPSNGIAAGAYDYPTNIDAIDNGGSWLEPNMIDYYGASTNVEAIPKYELQREQKYGGILPSGNGNRYGVKRFMVSKKKRSMGNFLNEPVSKPSIGYNVNSEKFY
- the LOC106614957 gene encoding uncharacterized protein isoform X1 gives rise to the protein MSCGKCLHHTFNLAFVLGFFVAAAVAVPTSVLVQNSEVTSNINAANNGHNLMTKVKRSSTDVNGMMTKEAINNEVSTTANKKSSPEVLPPAFNVPTNHQHLENGGKDSGDNNSNSIAYVQSAGTNSMPSNENIINSAIAAGLTAAAVQAAAATSQHELEQQPWKQQAKVYGDETPSVLQKRGISNPQYLYGAMGIGGPYGSGSGSSSGNSIYGSGEYYNNAYLNNPMQVSSGAELETVPTGFWADEMDPSVVYTDIQDDDFLSAPRATSYRSKAYDNLQNILNAEAYPVPQTLHTSRYYGANNANKRTNRYDNNNNSGVSGSSSGRLADMRLKRDTKLTPADMLALVALVEAGERARKEPETDTSNGYMYPSNGIAGPSEAYNTYNGFKTYYPISAGAYDYPTNIDAIDNGGSWLEPNMIDYYGASTNVEAIPKYELQREQKYGGILPSGNGNRYGVKRFMVSKKKRSMGNFLNEPVSKPSIGYNVNSEKFY